The genomic window GGGAAGAACCACATGTTAAAGAACAGAGACATCTGGAGGTGCAGACTGGACAGAACCCGTTTGTCTGGAAAAAGACCCAAAGAGAACAGACATGGAGGGTGAAGATAAACAGTACATGTTTAACACGTGATTTTATCTCAAATAAAGCTAAAAGTATCATTAAACATAAGAATCTACCTCTAAAGTCAACCCCACCCTCCGTATTGCTAGCTACTACAATGCTAATGCGTCCATTACGACAGCTGCATTTTGAGTTTACCGTGGGGCAAAAACGTGTCGTGCTCTTTTGAGAGAGGCTGAGTCCGACCCTGGTCAGATAAGACATTCCGAGAAAAGTCCTCTAAACGTTTTCTGAGCGTCTCCGGCAAGTCCATCGTGTGAAATCCTCTCTGTTTAGCACACACATGACCAGAGGAAACATCACACTACAAAGATACGTTTCCTTGGCGACCAAAGAAATCTCGCGTTCCACCCAAATCTCGTCTAAACATGTCTTAATGTTTCCTCTGTTGCTTTCTTCATTTTAGAAGCTGTCTCCTTGTTTAGTCTGATTTAGTCGCTTCAAATGttctaatatgaaaaaaaaaagtttccccaACGAGctatgttcatgttttcaccACTCTGCGATGTTAAATGATGACATTTCAATGCGTTCCCAGTTTAAGGTAATAGGGTTTAAATATTTCCACTCCTGTAGCTACTGTTTATTGGATTTATTTGAGGAGTAACTAACTTTCACAATCAGGGGAAAGGGATGTTTCTAgttaaaagaggagagaaagcatGATAGGACATTAAGTCACTCCCACTCAACAGAAACTTTTGATTTCCAAGTAAACGAAAGTGAAAGAGTCATAGATGGCAGCGAGCTGCAAAGAACCAGATCCTTTATCCTGCTCAATATGCTTGGATATCCTGAAGAATCCTGTGACTCTTCATTGTGGCCACAGCTACTGTATGGACTGTATAAATGGCTGTTGGGACCTGGAGAATCAGGGTGGTGTTTACAGCTGTCCtcagtgtagacacactttccCCAGCAGACCTTTCCTGAACAAGAACACAGTGCTGGCTGATTTGGCAGGGAAACTTGGGGCACAGCCCTCTGCTCCTGTGAGGGATGAAGTCGGTCGAGGAGATGTGGAGTGTGATTTCTGCACTGTTAAGAAGCTGAAAGCTGTCAAGTCTTGTCTGGTGTGTCTGGCATCTTACTGTGCAACTCACCTGCAGCCCCACTATGAGTCTGCAGCTTTCAAAAGGCACAAGCTGGTGGAAGTTTCTGCTTCCTTACAAGAGAAGATCTGCACTAAGCATGACAAGCTGCTGGAAGTCTATTGTCGAAGTGATGGAGAATGCATCTGCCTGCTCTGTGTGATGGATGAGCACAAAGGTCATGACActgtttcagctgcagcagagaggaaagagaaacagGTAAGAATATGTATTTTGGGCCACAGTGAGTTCTTGTAAACATGCAATTATCATATTGATGTAAATTATggaaattcaaattcaaaattctATTTCACGGCTCTCAAAAATCTCTACCTGTTCTACATGTTCTGTATTTATTACATGGAGAATCaggaagaaacaaaaatactgcattGTTTCTTGGGTCAGTGAAATGTAACACTGTTTTTTGCACCAATTGATTCAACAGTGAACAATacgatttattttttttcagaaacaatttggaaagaaaacacaaacataccaGCAGGGGAAACAGGAGAAGGAGAAGCAGCTTCGGCAGctaagacagaaaatgaaaagactGAAGGTAAACTGTCCTGTATGTTATTAAACTGAGTTAAATGCACATTATGTCCAGTGTCAAGTAATGATATTattcctacttttttttttttactgtcagtgTTCTGCAGATGCAGCAGATGATCAAAACGAGAAAGCCTATGCAGAGATACTCCTGATGGTGGATAAAAGGCGGTTTGCTGTCAAGGATCTGATTCAAGTTCAGGAGAAAGCTGCAATGAGCCGAGCTGAGGCGCTTGTGGATCGGCTGGAGAAGGACATCTCTGAgctgaggaagagagaggatgaactgaagcagctctcactcACTGAGGATCACATTCACTTCCTGCAGGTGATCAGGcagacaaataaatatatgtatatgtata from Scomber scombrus chromosome 6, fScoSco1.1, whole genome shotgun sequence includes these protein-coding regions:
- the LOC133982566 gene encoding E3 ubiquitin/ISG15 ligase TRIM25-like: MAASCKEPDPLSCSICLDILKNPVTLHCGHSYCMDCINGCWDLENQGGVYSCPQCRHTFPSRPFLNKNTVLADLAGKLGAQPSAPVRDEVGRGDVECDFCTVKKLKAVKSCLVCLASYCATHLQPHYESAAFKRHKLVEVSASLQEKICTKHDKLLEVYCRSDGECICLLCVMDEHKGHDTVSAAAERKEKQKQFGKKTQTYQQGKQEKEKQLRQLRQKMKRLKCSADAADDQNEKAYAEILLMVDKRRFAVKDLIQVQEKAAMSRAEALVDRLEKDISELRKREDELKQLSLTEDHIHFLQSYQSMSDCPEPDLSSDVNIQLQMPFDFVTKAISDLRDKLESMIQAVGEISKTIQADPDLKTRQEFSLYSCPLSLDPNTAFENLLLSEGNSKVTWIKKAQRYPYHPERFTKYDQVLCAEGLSGVCYWEFEWRGPRVEVAVCYKGAELEECGFGYTDQSWCVSLSNSGCTFWHSEVKTKISVSCSSTVAVYLNHKAGNLSFYSVSDSGQMISLHRVQTTFSQPLYPGFMVSRGASVRIMPPK